From the genome of Candidatus Hydrogenedentota bacterium:
ATGTATTTACCAAGATGGCGAAGGAAGCCCACATCAACGTCCTGGCACCTTTGCTAGCCCTCTTTTTCGCCACCATGATCGTTGGCGAAGACGTGGAAAGCCGCACCATCCCCCTCATGCTGACCCGGCCCATGCCCCGCTCCGCCTGGGTGCTCGGCCGTTTCACCGCTTACATGGGCGTCACCTCCCTTATTCTGGGCGCCTCCATGTTCCTGACCTTCGCCGCGTCCACGGCCCTGGCCGAGTTGTCCTTCAATCGTGATGGAATTTGGCGGCTCGCAACCCATGAATTCGCCATGGTCATGGCCCTCATGGCCAACGGAGCCCTCGCTCTGCTCCTGGGCGCCCTGACCCGCCGTCCCATCATCATCGGCGTGCTCGTGCTGTACGGCTGGCAGCGCCTGGCCATGGTCGTGCCCGGCATCATCGATTTCATGACCATTATGAAATATACCAATGCCCTGCTGCCCACCACCATGGTGGCCAAGACCGCCAAAGCCCAGGAAGTGCTGACGGAAATCACCAAGAAGGAGTTCCTC
Proteins encoded in this window:
- a CDS encoding ABC transporter permease — protein: MMEQAAHATIKTSILPRPIGASGALAHYSFCFRASFGHSLMLMLRRQRLILAVVISMLPVVIPLAMALLSTAQFAESGFDVFTKMAKEAHINVLAPLLALFFATMIVGEDVESRTIPLMLTRPMPRSAWVLGRFTAYMGVTSLILGASMFLTFAASTALAELSFNRDGIWRLATHEFAMVMALMANGALALLLGALTRRPIIIGVLVLYGWQRLAMVVPGIIDFMTIMKYTNALLPTTMVAKTAKAQEVLTEITKKEFLVAAPKAALVLLCITATLLGIAIIVTRIREYATDRAAGS